In one Nocardioides sp. NBC_00368 genomic region, the following are encoded:
- a CDS encoding aldehyde dehydrogenase family protein yields the protein MSSNEITIAQPVNYVADEWSECATVDAWNLDPNTLEPVHRTVTTPPDDVERALRHAEQTYDVGRWDEEARIERAEMLERVADLLESRTEDIARTDALTSGTPISATRTVASFLPFRIRATAADLREIQRVTALEAGGRDVRLYKVPWGPAAILTPWNGPSFIPAAKVVSAVAAGCPVILKPSEHAPGSAQIVVECFVEAGLPSGALQLVHGAGEVGARLTADPRIKIVSFTGGPGAGRAIARAAAEDFKVLQLELGGNNPVIVLDDADLDVTADGILDGMTKLNGQWCEGPGKILAHRNLVDPLLDALAERVSKLTVGHSLDEDTHVGPISNGPHFQTLRSRIEGLRELGASIHQPAALPELGGYFLSPTIASGADPRRATAELFGPLVSLHAVDSQEEALRIANAHPSGLDAYVFGTDTDRAIDVGARIVAGEVRVNGAKVADLGDDSAQSFWGPAGIGGHGPAESVRVFCGDRVVGVDSPDLPL from the coding sequence ATGTCCAGCAACGAGATCACGATCGCCCAGCCGGTCAACTACGTCGCCGACGAGTGGAGCGAGTGCGCCACGGTCGACGCCTGGAACCTCGACCCCAACACCCTCGAGCCCGTCCACCGGACCGTCACCACCCCGCCCGACGACGTCGAGCGCGCCCTGCGGCATGCGGAGCAGACGTACGACGTCGGCCGCTGGGACGAGGAGGCCCGGATCGAGCGGGCCGAGATGCTCGAGCGTGTCGCCGATCTCCTCGAGAGCCGGACGGAGGACATCGCGCGCACCGACGCGCTCACCAGCGGCACACCCATCAGTGCCACCCGCACGGTGGCGTCCTTCCTGCCCTTCCGCATCCGGGCCACGGCGGCCGACCTTCGCGAGATCCAGCGGGTCACCGCCCTGGAGGCCGGTGGCCGGGACGTACGCCTCTACAAGGTGCCGTGGGGGCCGGCGGCGATCCTCACCCCCTGGAACGGGCCGAGCTTCATCCCGGCCGCGAAGGTCGTCAGCGCGGTCGCGGCCGGATGTCCGGTGATCCTCAAACCCTCGGAGCACGCGCCGGGCAGCGCCCAGATCGTGGTCGAGTGCTTCGTGGAGGCGGGTCTCCCGTCCGGTGCGCTGCAGCTGGTCCACGGCGCCGGTGAGGTCGGCGCGCGACTCACCGCCGATCCGAGGATCAAGATCGTCTCGTTCACCGGCGGACCCGGGGCGGGGCGCGCGATCGCCCGTGCCGCGGCGGAGGACTTCAAGGTGCTGCAGCTCGAGCTCGGTGGCAACAACCCGGTGATCGTGCTCGACGACGCCGACCTCGACGTCACCGCCGACGGCATTCTCGACGGGATGACCAAGCTCAACGGTCAGTGGTGTGAGGGGCCCGGCAAGATCCTCGCCCACCGCAACCTGGTCGACCCCCTGCTCGACGCGCTGGCCGAGCGGGTCTCCAAGCTCACCGTCGGTCACTCCCTGGACGAGGACACCCACGTCGGACCCATCTCCAACGGGCCGCACTTCCAGACGCTCCGGAGCCGCATCGAGGGACTGCGTGAGCTCGGAGCGTCGATCCATCAGCCGGCGGCTCTCCCAGAACTGGGCGGCTACTTCCTCTCACCCACGATCGCCTCTGGTGCCGACCCGCGCCGGGCGACCGCCGAGCTGTTCGGTCCGCTCGTCTCGCTGCACGCCGTGGATTCCCAGGAGGAGGCGCTGCGGATCGCGAACGCCCATCCCTCCGGACTCGACGCGTACGTGTTCGGCACCGACACCGACCGCGCGATCGACGTCGGTGCCCGCATCGTGGCGGGGGAGGTGCGGGTCAACGGCGCCAAGGTCGCCGATCTCGGCGACGACTCGGCG
- a CDS encoding enoyl-CoA hydratase/isomerase family protein gives MTTPTGPTTGEDRIDVAVVRDVAVLTIDRPDKLNALTVAMRLRLAALIRELGTGEAVRGIVLTGRGRAFSAGEDLKQAPTTEAEVHKAFESFHDVTRAILQTRVPVVAAVNGIAVGGASEITLCCDTRIGMPATEYFQPENARGLTISNATSLLLRRLVGNHATRMVLGSPRVSSAEALRIGLLDEVVEPDQLLERAVDTVHAWTPEGNTTALHLALLRPLVAEVEAAFEREDHAAHEAWASGLLTAGVAGFWTNKETTA, from the coding sequence ATGACCACCCCTACCGGCCCTACGACGGGTGAGGACCGCATCGACGTCGCCGTTGTGCGCGACGTCGCGGTCCTCACGATCGACCGTCCCGACAAGCTCAACGCACTCACCGTGGCCATGCGGCTGCGCCTGGCTGCCCTGATTCGGGAGCTCGGCACCGGCGAGGCCGTTCGTGGCATCGTCCTCACCGGACGTGGCCGTGCCTTCTCCGCCGGCGAGGACCTGAAGCAGGCGCCGACCACCGAGGCCGAGGTCCACAAGGCCTTCGAGAGCTTCCACGACGTCACCCGCGCGATCCTGCAGACCCGGGTCCCTGTGGTCGCGGCGGTCAACGGCATCGCCGTCGGCGGTGCCTCCGAGATCACGCTGTGCTGCGACACCCGGATCGGCATGCCCGCGACCGAGTACTTCCAGCCGGAGAACGCCCGCGGCCTCACCATCTCCAACGCGACCAGCCTGCTGCTCCGGCGGCTGGTCGGCAACCACGCGACGCGCATGGTGCTGGGGTCCCCGCGGGTCTCTTCTGCGGAGGCCCTGCGGATCGGCCTGCTCGACGAGGTGGTCGAGCCCGACCAGCTCCTCGAGCGCGCCGTCGACACCGTGCACGCGTGGACCCCCGAGGGGAACACCACGGCGCTGCATCTCGCGCTGCTGCGGCCCCTGGTCGCTGAGGTCGAGGCCGCCTTCGAGCGCGAGGACCACGCCGCCCACGAGGCCTGGGCGAGCGGACTGCTCACTGCCGGCGTCGCCGGCTTCTGGACCAACAAGGAGACGACCGCATGA
- a CDS encoding Zn-dependent alcohol dehydrogenase, with the protein MIETQAAVLTAINEPLELTTIRVDDPEPYEVRVAVTNVGLCHSDLHYMTGTVPPDHLPVVVGHEVAGVVEAVGSAVTQLRPGDRVTGALTPSCGLCANCSAGRSTQCQRVQEIRQRPRSAYQTTDGDPIDRLGAVGAFSRHALLRENALVKLPEDVPLHVGCLLSCCIVTGVGAVFRGAEVRPGSTVAVIGCGGVGSAIIQGARLAGASAIVAIDLDEDRLKAARTYGATHVINGGEGDTVEELHRLLGDGVDYAFEAVGSARTAQTALALVRPTGTACLVGIAPAGSEISVPAHDFFFLEKRLIGSYMGSGQAREDIAQFARLYQQGRLLLDEMVTRVVPFAEINEGFEAMKSGDVTRIVVDLQS; encoded by the coding sequence ATGATCGAGACCCAGGCGGCGGTTCTGACCGCCATCAACGAGCCGCTCGAGCTCACCACCATCCGGGTGGACGACCCGGAGCCGTACGAGGTGCGCGTCGCGGTCACCAACGTCGGCCTTTGCCACAGCGACCTCCACTACATGACCGGCACGGTGCCACCGGACCATCTTCCGGTCGTCGTGGGGCACGAGGTGGCCGGCGTCGTCGAGGCGGTCGGCTCGGCGGTGACCCAGCTGAGGCCTGGTGATCGCGTGACGGGGGCGCTGACCCCCTCCTGCGGCCTGTGCGCCAACTGCTCGGCCGGCAGGTCGACCCAGTGCCAGCGCGTCCAGGAGATCCGGCAGCGTCCACGGTCGGCCTACCAGACCACTGACGGTGACCCCATCGACAGGCTCGGCGCCGTCGGCGCGTTCTCCCGGCATGCCCTCCTCCGCGAGAACGCGCTGGTGAAGTTGCCTGAGGACGTGCCGCTGCACGTCGGCTGCCTGCTCTCCTGCTGCATCGTCACGGGCGTGGGTGCGGTGTTCCGTGGCGCGGAGGTGCGGCCGGGCAGCACCGTCGCGGTGATCGGCTGCGGTGGCGTGGGGTCGGCCATCATCCAGGGGGCGCGGCTCGCCGGCGCCTCGGCCATCGTCGCGATCGATCTCGACGAGGACCGGCTCAAGGCCGCGCGCACGTACGGTGCCACCCATGTGATCAACGGCGGAGAGGGTGACACGGTCGAGGAGCTGCACCGCCTGCTGGGTGACGGGGTGGACTACGCCTTCGAGGCGGTCGGCTCGGCGCGCACGGCACAGACGGCCCTGGCCCTGGTGCGCCCGACGGGCACCGCCTGCCTGGTCGGCATCGCGCCGGCGGGCTCGGAGATCAGTGTCCCTGCGCACGACTTCTTCTTCCTCGAGAAGCGCCTGATCGGCTCCTACATGGGATCGGGCCAGGCCCGCGAGGACATCGCCCAGTTCGCCCGGCTCTACCAGCAGGGACGCCTCCTGCTCGACGAGATGGTGACCCGGGTCGTCCCCTTCGCCGAGATCAACGAGGGCTTCGAGGCGATGAAGTCCGGGGACGTCACGCGCATCGTCGTCGACCTCCAGTCCTGA